From the Lolium rigidum isolate FL_2022 chromosome 2, APGP_CSIRO_Lrig_0.1, whole genome shotgun sequence genome, one window contains:
- the LOC124692809 gene encoding protein SENSITIVE TO PROTON RHIZOTOXICITY 1-like, giving the protein MDSTTKHMAAGGCAGAPSANAAPLQAILAGALSGAGAGGGDGDPRAALERLAALGDRMAAVRRRLAASISGESQPLSPSDIQSVSSEISSAAHLVVLNAASLLSSSLPFPTPSPPPAPPAPIQELPSAATSAQGPPLETIEGDGGYDVVELNADELLAEHVHFCNICGKGFRRDANLRMHMRAHGDQFKTLDALSRPGQAKPAAGRDVRFSCPFTGCNRNRVHRRFRPLKSAVCARNHFRRSHCPKLYACERCGGKKHFAVLADLRSHLRHCGEEAQWRCTCGTTFSRKDKLFGHLALFEGHMPAISAPNNDAVAAPTEAPFDIMDEGGIEGNCDQEDDDEGRFDPEFFNEWMEELKDGAGPADGTSWPGPAAAGQ; this is encoded by the coding sequence ATGGACTCCACAACCAAGCATATGGCCGCCGGCGGCTGCGCCGGCGCGCCATCGGCTAACGCGGCACCGCTACAGGCCATACTCGCCGGCGCCCTTAGCGgtgccggagctggaggaggagatggaGACCCCCGCGCCGCTCTCGAACGGCTTGCTGCCCTCGGGGACCGCATGGCCGCCGTCCGGCGCCGCCTCGCCGCCTCCATCTCAGGCGAATCGCAGCCCCTCTCCCCCTCCGATATCCAGTCCGTATCCTCCGagatctcgtccgccgcccacctgGTAGTcctcaacgccgcctctctccttTCTTCCTCTCTCCCCTTTCCCACCCCATCTCCACCTCCTGCACCTCCTGCTCCTATCCAAGAGCTTCCCTCGGCGGCCACCTCCGCCCAAGGACCTCCCCTGGAAACCATCGAGGGCGATGGGGGCTACGATGTCGTGGAGCTCAACGCCGACGAGCTGCTCGCGGAGCATGTACACTTCTGCAATATCTGCGGCAAGGGCTTCCGCCGCGACGCCAACCTCAGGATGCACATGCGTGCGCACGGCGACCAATTCAAGACCCTTGACGCCCTCTCCCGGCCCGGCCAGGCGAAGCCAGCTGCCGGCCGAGATGTGCGATTCTCGTGCCCTTTCACTGGGTGCAACCGGAACCGTGTGCATCGCCGCTTCCGGCCACTCAAGTCGGCGGTCTGCGCGCGCAACCACTTCCGCCGCAGCCACTGCCCCAAGCTCTATGCTTGCGAGCGCTGCGGTGGTAAGAAGCATTTTGCTGTTCTTGCCGATCTCCGCAGTCACCTTCGCCACTGCGGTGAGGAGGCACAGTGGCGCTGCACCTGCGGCACCACCTTCTCCCGCAAGGACAAGCTGTTCGGCCATCTTGCGCTCTTTGAAGGTCATATGCCTGCCATCTCCGCGCCGAACAATGATGCAGTGGCAGCGCCTACAGAGGCACCCTTCGATATAATGGATGAAGGAGGAATTGAAGGAAACTGTGaccaggaggatgacgatgaaggcAGGTTTGATCCGGAGTTCTTCAATGAGTGGATGGAGGAGCTTAAAGATGGTGCTGGACCTGCTGATGGCACAAGCTGGCCTGGACCTGCAGCAGCCGGGCAATAG